The proteins below are encoded in one region of Misgurnus anguillicaudatus chromosome 24, ASM2758022v2, whole genome shotgun sequence:
- the LOC141361468 gene encoding ret finger protein-like 4A-like protein 1, with translation MTHGPHFSNLTETVNTEDESHSSSSVCPLCRRSFDVALMLPCSHTLCGRCLTGGARLGGVRGVSSASRPICAVLCSNCRHSVELPCFEWSSALTCLPFDPTVILEPKVKVETFTDGSVDLSEEEMEKSVSGLVFTLDSACSVPNLNLSNSSLTLTFSGQTPSARDRDACESRALPQVCGGVSVSRGQYYWEVDVCNSIIYRIGVISSLDNRGWWLERRGSVFHAVFDGRRELLPSIPPQLKTVGVFLNVGGASLTFHNPVTQEFLAAIPSRFTVPLRPALQLGQGKLKLRPGLSPPNHVFLGHNSAYRGPGGAGAGRWRRDVSFGSVKAVIEKFEEISGGSDSDSGLVSGFCSSSTLGSLSEPVENSS, from the exons ATGACACACGGACCTCATTTCTCCAATCTCACTGAGACTGTAAACACAGAAGATGAGAGTCACTCCTCCTCGTCCGTCTGTCCGCTGTGTCGTCGTAGTTTTGATGTTGCTCTGATGTTGCCCTGTTCTCACACGCTGTGCGGCCGCTGTTTAACCGGAGGGGCGCGGCTGGGTGGAGTCAGGGGTGTGTCTTCCGCCTCTCGTCCAATCTGTGCCGTTCTCTGTTCAAACTGTCGTCACAGCGTTGAGCTGCCGTGCTTTGAGTGGTCATCTGCATTGACCTGTCTGCCCTTTGACCCTACGGTGATCCTTGAGCCTAAAGTAAAGGTGGAGACATTTACTG ATGGCAGTGTAGATCTTTCTGAAGAAGAAATGGAGAAATCTGTTTCAG GTCTGGTGTTTACCCTGGATTCCGCTTGTTCTGTCCCAAACCTTAACCTCTCAAACTCCTCCCTGACTTTGACCTTTAGTGGTCAAACACCTTCAGCTCGTGACCGTGATGCTTGTGAGTCTCGTGCTCTTCCTCAGGTGTGTGGAGGTGTATCTGTCTCCAGAGGACAGTATTATTGGGAGGTGGACGTCTGCAACAGCATCATCTACAGGATAG GTGTGATTTCATCATTGGATAATCGTGGCTGGTGGCTGGAGAGACGTGGTTCTGTTTTCCATGCTGTGTTTGACGGACGTCGTGAGCTCCTCCCCTCCATACCTCCTCAGTTGAAAACAGTGGGTGTGTTTCTGAATGTGGGAGGGGCTTCTTTAACCTTCCACAATCCTGTCACTCAAGAGTTTTTGGccgcgatcccctcacgcttcACTGTTCCCCTCCGCCCTGCTCTTCAATTGGGCCAGGGAAAGCTGAAGCTCCGCCCCGGTTTGTCACCACCCAATCACGTCTTTCTCGGCCATAACTCTGCCTATAGAGGGCCAGGTGGGGCGGGAGCTGGACGCTGGAGGCGGGATGTGTCATTCGGGTCTGTGAAGGCGGTGATAGAGAAGTTTGAGGAGATTTCAGGAGGGTCGGACTCAGATTCGGGTCTGGTGTCTGGTTTCTGCTCCAGCTCAACACTCGGCTCACTGTCAGAACCCGTGGAGAACTCAAGCTGA